A single region of the Diadema setosum chromosome 14, eeDiaSeto1, whole genome shotgun sequence genome encodes:
- the LOC140237483 gene encoding tetratricopeptide repeat protein 23-like, whose product MSSDDSFFSDDKGSDRGSESDHEEKPDVGGLGLKVVDIPTGSQGSRRDRSLSDSNSDYSDGESQLSTQRTRETPSPRRRRRKKRSTVTLKDGSVLDLTPPDELLPLCQKKARYYTSKKQTDNAIREWTRYTALCRLVYGNEHWKLAEGYVYLAHAYLTLRGLAPQAQAHSETARTIMLNGLHTSESDESKSQLMGTLLLMYYVLGRALTILKKYPEAEQNLVKAERVSQELSKMSSEKRSSRRMQLDIDIAIALAKLYAKQQKHALGAGFYEKAIRLTEEQYGSDSPELIPIYQDMGRLEQSKKDMANHDRATDHFLQAHSIAVSRFSGQSEEVAETAHALALAYSESATAEAETAAEQYLNESLGIRQVLFGPHHAKTISTQDDLCKLLIRTDRVDEAVSLLKTLITSKSATFGDLSAEVGEANKLYGSILMSQGQLERALKFFKKSHNIESNLYGPSHRKTKATQQTIDMLLQSPMLAAKEGQTRAGQLKSRPRFNATVGQSTPLGSTGKIAFE is encoded by the exons ATGAGCTCAGATGATTCATTTTTCTCGGACGACAAGGGGTCAGACAGGGGCTCAGAGTCTGACCATGAAGAGAAGCCTGATGTAGGAGGGCTTGGCCTGAAAGTGGTGGACATTCCAACAGGCAGCCAAGGGTCAAGGCGAGATCGCAGTTTATCAGA CTCAAATTCAGACTATTCTGATGGAGAATCTCAGCTGTCCACACAACGCACCCGTGAAACACCTTCCCCCCGAAGGCGTAGGAGAAAGAAACGCAGCACTGTGACCCTCAAGGACGGCTCTGTTCTCGACCTCACACCACCTGACGAACTTCTACCCCTGTGCCAGAAGAAGGCGCGGTACTACACCAGCAAAAAGCAG ACGGACAATGCAATCAGAGAATGGACTCGCTACACGGCACTTTGTCGCCTGGTTTATGGCAACGAGCACTGGAAGCTAGCTGAGGGCTATGTCTACTTGGCCCATGCTTACCTGACTCTCAGAG GCCTGGCACCACAAGCTCAAGCACACTCAGAGACAGCCAGGACTATTATGCTGAATGGACTGCACACGTCTGAGTCTGATGAATCCAAGAGCCAGCTCATGGGCACGCTCCTACTCATGTACTACGTGTTGGGCCGAGCACTGACCATTCTCAAGAA ATATCCTGAGGCAGAGCAGAATCTTGTCAAGGCAGAGCGGGTGTCCCAAGAGCTGTCCAAGATGTCCAGTGAGAAGCGGTCATCAAGGAGGATGCAGCTTGACATCGACATCGCCATCGCCTTGGCAAA ATTATATGCCAAGCAGCAGAAGCATGCACTTGGAGCTGGGTTCTATGAGAAGGCTATTCGTCTTACAGAGGAGCAGTACGGCAGTGACAGCCCAGAATTGATTCCCATCTATCAGGATATGGGAAGA TTGGAGCAAAGTAAGAAGGATATGGCCAATCACGACAGAGCGACTGACCATTTCCTACAGGCACACTCCATTGCAGTATCAAG gtTTAGTGGTCAAAGTGAGGAGGTGGCTGAGACTGCCCATGCCCTGGCCCTAGCCTACTCTGAATCTGCTACAGCTGAGGCTGAGA CTGCTGCTGAACAGTACCTCAACGAGAGTCTGGGTATCCGGCAAGTCCTGTTTGGACCGCACCACGCCAAGACCATCTCCACCCAAGATGACCTGTGCAAGCTACTCATTCGGACAGACAGAGTGGAC GAAGCTGTGTCATTGCTGAAAACACTGATAACCTCAAAGAGCGCCACATTTGGTGACCTCAGTGCAGAGGTCGGTGAAGCCAACAAGCTCTACGGTTCAATTCTCATGTCCCAGGGACAGTTGGAACGGGCCCTGAAGTTCTTCAAAAAG AGTCACAACATCGAAAGTAACCTGTATGGGCCAAGCCATAGGAAAACCAAGGCAACACAGCAGACCATCGACATGCTCCTGCA ATCACCAATGCTTGCGGCCAAGGAGGGCCAAACCAGGGCGGGGCAGCTGAAGAGCCGACCAAGATTCAATGCCACAGTTGGGCAGAGCACTCCTCTGGGAAGTACGGGGAAGATTGCCTTTGAATGA
- the LOC140237579 gene encoding alkylglycerol monooxygenase-like produces the protein MDQIFKVDAVTGTRRLFYAVTPNETSFQTLEEVPPYIVEASPFFVISVILEEIILCLKDRGKDDRFADSITSMTSGMFLLVTGIFTKTLELGGYIYVYENFRLYDLPWDSPWTWFICFLGIDLGYYWFHRMSHEVNLMWAAHQVHHSSEEYNLTTALRQSLFQRCFNWAFYIPLAFFAPPSSMLVHSQFNTIYQFWIHTELIRDLGPLEYILNTPSHHRVHHGRNRYCIDKNYAGTLIIWDRMFGTFEAESDPVAYGLTHPITTYHPFEVQLCHLKYMWTTFWSMPGIWNKICVIVKGPGWAPGKPRTGLIEDIPDVCGPELNKYRTPIPRWLKAYISVHFLINLLLVNLYLSAYKGLSQLHAILGMTYNIFTFTCIGMLCDLRPWWNVLAEMARCAGVFAVTSLAIHNKVEPAEAYFVVQVIFALSLLFWLLRVGSVRETAKQKAS, from the exons ATGGATCAAATCTTCAAAGTGGACGCGGTGACGGGTACACGGCGGCTGTTCTATGCTGTGACGCCCAATGAGACTTCTTTTCAAACTCTGGAAGAAGTGCCCCCTTACATTGTGGAG GCCAGTCCATTTTTTGTGATTTCTGTTATCCTGGAAGAAATCATCCTGTGCCTGAAGGATCGTGGGAAGGATGACAGATTTGCTGACAGCATCACCTCCATGACATCTGGCATGTTTCTCTTGGTGACAGG AATTTTTACAAAAACACTGGAGCTTGGAGGCTACATCTACGTCTATGAAAACTTCCGCCTCTACGACTTACCGTGGGATAGTCCCTGGACTTGGTTTATATGCTTCCTTGGCATTGATTTGGGCTACTATTGGTTTCATCGCATGTCACATG AGGTTAACTTAATGTGGGCGGCCCACCAGGTGCACCACAGTTCGGAAGAGTACAACCTCACCACAGCCCTCAGGCAGTCCTTGTTCCAGCGGTGCTTCAACTGG GCCTTCTACATACCGCTAGCATTCTTTGCCCCACCCTCGTCGATGCTGGTTCACTCACAGTTCAACACTATTTACCAGTTCTGGATCCACACGGAG CTTATCAGAGATCTTGGACCACTGGAGTACATCCTCAACACACCTAGTCATCATCGTGTCCATCATG GTCGGAATCGCTACTGTATCGACAAGAATTATGCCGGGACCCTCATCATATGGGATAGAATGTTCG GAACATTTGAGGCTGAGAGTGATCCTGTGGCCTATGGTCTAACTCATCCTATAACAACTTACCATCCATTTGAAGTCCAG CTCTGCCATCTCAAGTACATGTGGACCACATTCTGGTCGATGCCGGGCATTTGGAACAAGATCTGTGTCATCGTCAAAGGACCAGGTTGGGCCCCGGGAAAACCTAGGACTGGACTGATTGAAGACATTCCAGAT GTATGTGGGCCTGAGCTAAACAAATATCGGACACCAATACCACGCTGGCTCAAGGCCTACATTTCTGTGCACTTTCTCATCAATCTACTCCTTGTGAATCTCTACCTGTCTGCCTATAAG GGGCTGTCACAACTCCATGCTATCCTGGGAATGACCTACAACATCTTCACCTTCACCTGTATTGGGATGCTCTGTGACCTCAG GCCGTGGTGGAACGTGTTAGCCGAGATGGCCCGCTGTGCCGGTGTATTTGCGGTGACGTCGCTGGCCATTCACAACAAGGTGGAACCAGCGGAGGCCTATTTCGTCGTCCAGGTTATCTTtgctctctctcttctcttctggCTTCTGAGAGTAGGCTCTGTGCGGGAGACTGCCAAGCAGAAGGCCTCATAG